One stretch of Anaerobacillus alkaliphilus DNA includes these proteins:
- a CDS encoding reverse transcriptase domain-containing protein gives METKLIRIAELAKEDPQLKFTSLAHLLDHEFLKSCHQELPSNKATGTNGTTKEDYSEKVDENLTDLITRMKTKSYQPVPVRRTYIPKEKNKKRPLGIPEHEDKIVQKGMAKILNTIYESDFLDCSFGFRPSRNCHDALKILNVYIEERKISYIVDVDIKGFFDNVDHHWMMKFLEHRIADPSFLRIIGRFLKGGYMEQGKYFKTDRGTPQGGIISPILANIYLHYVLDLWFEVHVKKHCKGQAYLVRYADDCVLVPIQE, from the coding sequence ATGGAAACAAAACTTATTAGGATAGCAGAATTAGCTAAGGAAGATCCACAATTAAAATTCACCTCTTTAGCACACCTTTTAGATCACGAATTTCTGAAAAGCTGCCATCAAGAACTACCAAGTAATAAAGCCACAGGAACTAACGGTACAACGAAAGAAGATTACAGTGAGAAAGTGGATGAAAACCTAACAGATCTGATTACACGAATGAAAACGAAAAGCTACCAACCAGTTCCTGTTAGAAGGACTTATATCCCAAAAGAAAAGAACAAGAAGAGACCTTTAGGTATCCCAGAACATGAAGACAAAATTGTTCAGAAAGGGATGGCAAAGATCTTAAATACAATCTATGAAAGTGATTTTCTAGACTGTTCTTTTGGATTTCGCCCAAGTAGAAACTGTCATGATGCGCTAAAGATCTTAAATGTGTATATTGAGGAACGGAAAATTAGTTACATCGTAGATGTTGATATCAAAGGATTTTTTGATAACGTAGACCACCATTGGATGATGAAGTTTTTAGAACATCGTATTGCAGACCCAAGCTTCCTACGTATAATCGGTAGATTTCTTAAAGGTGGTTATATGGAACAAGGGAAATACTTTAAGACGGACAGAGGGACTCCTCAAGGGGGTATCATCTCGCCAATTCTCGCGAATATTTACTTACATTATGTACTCGATTTGTGGTTTGAAGTACATGTGAAGAAACATTGTAAAGGACAGGCTTACCTTGTTCGTTATGCCGATGATTGTGTGCTGGTTCCAATACAAGAATGA
- a CDS encoding group II intron maturase-specific domain-containing protein, with protein MKRKTSKKKMQAKLKESKEWFKTNRHQNMVELIDRLRRSLNGYYNYYCITDNTNNVAKFVREIVKQFFKWMNRRSQRKSFTWEKFHLLLRKFPLPKPKVKVNIYDLRDHISYIL; from the coding sequence GTGAAACGTAAAACAAGCAAGAAAAAGATGCAGGCGAAACTAAAGGAAAGCAAAGAATGGTTTAAAACCAATCGACATCAGAATATGGTGGAGCTTATTGACCGACTCAGACGCTCTTTAAATGGATATTACAATTACTATTGTATTACTGATAACACAAACAATGTAGCTAAATTCGTAAGAGAAATTGTGAAACAGTTCTTTAAATGGATGAACCGCCGTAGTCAAAGGAAATCATTTACGTGGGAAAAGTTTCACCTACTACTCAGGAAATTCCCACTACCTAAACCTAAAGTTAAAGTTAACATTTATGATTTAAGAGATCACATTAGCTATATTTTGTGA
- a CDS encoding IS4 family transposase, protein MIDGSCIHLGPTFGNWAYVTQNRNQVKFHTRLVVASPDEAFPDKVIPSTGNVDEREVVMELVTDPEATYLFDRGYVDYGKMDEWLDKGISFAMLINDQNKANILEIYNTASEKVIIDARVVLGTKQTQMRNFVRLVGFKDEESRLYRIVTNRWDLSADEVAELYRNRWVIELFFKWLKLHLRVVKLQSTKPQGIWNQIFFAMTAYCLALYVQIMEQTKKSTWRVLELLRIYSERSWDTFWKVLHREPQRASKGRKKSQLPRSPELLNDGGVAYVKPVGEKRSKTAKYFKR, encoded by the coding sequence GTGATAGACGGATCATGCATCCATTTGGGCCCTACATTTGGAAATTGGGCTTATGTCACGCAGAACCGAAATCAAGTAAAATTTCATACTAGGCTTGTCGTGGCCTCTCCAGACGAAGCTTTTCCCGATAAAGTCATTCCATCTACCGGAAATGTGGATGAACGGGAAGTGGTTATGGAACTGGTGACAGATCCAGAAGCGACGTATTTATTTGATCGAGGTTATGTTGACTATGGAAAAATGGATGAGTGGTTAGACAAGGGTATTTCCTTTGCGATGCTCATCAATGACCAGAATAAAGCAAACATCCTGGAAATTTACAATACCGCCAGCGAAAAAGTAATTATTGATGCTAGAGTAGTCTTGGGTACGAAACAAACTCAAATGAGGAATTTCGTTCGATTAGTAGGATTTAAAGATGAGGAAAGTCGTTTGTACAGAATTGTGACGAATCGTTGGGATTTAAGTGCAGATGAGGTAGCTGAGTTATATAGAAACCGTTGGGTTATTGAATTATTTTTCAAATGGTTAAAACTACACCTTCGTGTAGTTAAACTCCAAAGTACTAAACCGCAAGGTATATGGAACCAGATATTCTTCGCTATGACGGCTTATTGTCTCGCATTATATGTTCAAATTATGGAGCAGACCAAGAAATCCACTTGGCGAGTATTGGAACTTCTTCGAATTTACAGCGAACGTTCATGGGACACGTTTTGGAAGGTGTTACATAGAGAGCCGCAACGAGCCTCAAAAGGAAGGAAAAAAAGCCAGCTACCACGAAGTCCAGAGTTACTTAACGATGGTGGAGTAGCATATGTAAAGCCAGTTGGAGAAAAACGTTCAAAAACAGCAAAGTATTTCAAAAGATAA